The Microbacter sp. GSS18 genome has a segment encoding these proteins:
- a CDS encoding type III restriction-modification system endonuclease — protein MQIRLQTLEHQQRALAALTRVLHDVELDPSTPPEANISFDLADPLIAQNVAEIQSGVLDGIDAIPRGWRGRVDDGVLGVDAKMETGTGKTLVYTQLMYELNRLYGFTKFIVLVPSTPIKEGTRAFMQSEYARKYFADAYKGRLSLQLDVLDPQKRSKGRKMFPSAIASFAHGSRLARGRISALLMTDGMLLSRATMSTDYDQTVLGTASVPYEALRATRPIVIMDEPHRFRRENKAYQAIVDELQPLAIFRFGATFPKIDKTGRTDYNNLVFNLGAVEAFNEQLVKGVQLQYPVDATGETTRLKLTSLSARKPKQATFQNLDTGKPLTLDLGESLSIADGGFAGITVESIGKPDHPVIKSGVTLSNGQVLATGDILAAKVYSDTYQTLMMDQALKNHFEVEWENFRRATKVKTLTLFFIDSIESYRGSDDTSGHLRLRFEELLASRLAAEIDKRKDDHSPVAQEYIAYLQASLADVPGTNGGYFAADNSTADDAIQAEVDDILRNKEALLSFNGADGSANTRRFLFSKWTLREGWDNPNVFQIVKLRSSGSEISKLQEVGRGLRLPVDAKGSRLSGEQFYLTYLIDYTERSFADKLVDEINSDAATGPAPVKELLPRVAVELGKTETELFIELLQAGLIDTDKNVAPGRDDDLYAAYPAFNTTGLKPDKIVKGDQKIKVGIRPERYAELKELWETINAKYYLRLDDLSREEIDSCVHAVLEADVYRQTFGRFAQDVVVQGEESALEVHTETKDVFDATETVPYGEWLKLVHSQTALPIDRVHAGLVRRNVKKPLPSDFFNRATLGEFVAQFTEWMEKTFLERFSYLRIDGVLGSTPLTDADGAPLESIVQGNIGIHRDDKAAVPDKFLYDAFVYDSPKEHDTIRDSKLTEVIVFGKIPRKSVKVPLYFGGTTSPDFMYVLKREDGRLSLNFVVETKDVEKTSDMRESEQLKMTAAKRFFESMSSESFDVTFQPQVKRDEIAAMIKQLLAMSG, from the coding sequence ATGCAGATCCGCCTCCAGACGCTGGAACACCAGCAGCGCGCTCTCGCAGCCCTCACCCGCGTACTTCACGACGTCGAGCTGGACCCCAGCACGCCACCCGAGGCCAACATCTCATTTGACCTGGCTGATCCTCTGATCGCCCAGAACGTCGCCGAGATCCAGTCCGGCGTCCTTGATGGCATCGACGCGATCCCGCGCGGTTGGCGAGGCCGCGTCGACGACGGTGTGCTCGGCGTCGACGCCAAGATGGAGACCGGTACAGGAAAGACGCTGGTCTACACGCAGCTGATGTACGAGCTCAATCGGCTCTACGGCTTCACGAAGTTCATTGTCCTGGTGCCTTCGACGCCGATCAAAGAGGGCACCAGAGCATTCATGCAGTCAGAGTACGCACGCAAGTACTTCGCCGATGCGTACAAAGGTCGCCTGAGCCTCCAGTTGGATGTGCTCGACCCCCAGAAGCGCTCCAAGGGGCGCAAGATGTTCCCGAGTGCCATCGCCAGTTTCGCCCACGGTTCGCGCCTCGCGCGGGGTCGGATCTCTGCGTTGCTAATGACCGACGGCATGCTGCTGTCTAGGGCAACAATGTCCACGGACTACGACCAGACGGTGCTCGGCACGGCGAGCGTGCCGTACGAGGCTCTGCGGGCGACCCGTCCCATTGTGATCATGGACGAGCCCCACCGCTTCCGTCGCGAGAACAAGGCGTACCAGGCGATCGTCGACGAGCTCCAACCCCTGGCCATCTTCCGCTTCGGCGCGACCTTCCCGAAGATCGACAAGACCGGAAGGACGGACTACAACAACCTCGTCTTCAACCTTGGCGCTGTCGAGGCGTTCAACGAGCAGCTCGTCAAGGGCGTCCAGCTCCAGTACCCGGTGGATGCGACCGGCGAGACCACTCGCCTGAAGCTGACGAGCCTGTCGGCACGAAAGCCCAAGCAGGCGACCTTCCAGAACCTCGACACGGGCAAGCCCCTGACCCTCGACCTGGGCGAGTCGCTCTCGATCGCGGACGGGGGGTTCGCTGGCATCACAGTCGAGTCGATCGGCAAGCCTGACCATCCGGTCATCAAGTCCGGCGTCACGCTCTCGAACGGTCAGGTCCTCGCGACCGGCGACATCCTCGCGGCCAAGGTCTATTCGGACACGTATCAGACCCTGATGATGGACCAGGCGCTGAAGAACCATTTCGAGGTCGAGTGGGAGAACTTCCGCCGCGCGACCAAGGTGAAGACGCTGACGCTGTTCTTCATCGATTCGATCGAGTCCTACCGCGGAAGCGACGACACCAGCGGGCACCTGCGCCTGCGCTTCGAGGAGCTGCTCGCTTCGCGTCTCGCCGCCGAGATCGACAAGCGAAAGGACGACCATTCGCCCGTGGCTCAGGAGTACATCGCCTATCTCCAGGCGTCTCTCGCAGACGTCCCGGGAACGAACGGCGGTTACTTCGCGGCGGACAACTCAACGGCCGACGACGCGATCCAGGCTGAGGTCGACGACATCCTCCGCAACAAGGAGGCGTTGCTCTCATTCAACGGCGCCGATGGCTCCGCGAATACGCGGCGCTTCCTCTTCTCGAAGTGGACCCTCCGCGAGGGCTGGGACAACCCAAATGTCTTCCAGATCGTGAAGCTGCGCTCCTCGGGCTCTGAGATCTCGAAACTCCAGGAGGTCGGTCGCGGACTGCGCCTGCCGGTCGACGCGAAGGGCTCCCGCCTGTCCGGCGAACAGTTCTACCTGACCTACCTGATCGACTACACCGAGCGCTCGTTCGCCGACAAGCTCGTCGACGAGATCAACTCCGACGCGGCCACGGGCCCCGCTCCGGTCAAGGAGCTGCTGCCTAGGGTCGCCGTTGAGTTGGGGAAGACCGAAACCGAGCTTTTCATCGAGCTCTTGCAGGCTGGCCTGATCGACACCGACAAGAACGTCGCGCCCGGTCGCGACGACGACCTCTACGCCGCCTACCCCGCGTTCAACACGACCGGTCTGAAGCCGGACAAGATCGTGAAGGGCGACCAGAAGATCAAGGTCGGGATCCGCCCCGAGCGGTATGCCGAGCTCAAGGAGCTCTGGGAGACGATCAACGCGAAGTACTACCTCCGGCTCGATGACCTTTCGCGGGAGGAGATCGACTCCTGCGTCCACGCTGTGCTCGAGGCCGATGTGTACCGACAGACGTTTGGGCGTTTCGCGCAGGACGTCGTCGTCCAGGGTGAGGAGTCCGCACTCGAGGTCCACACGGAGACGAAGGACGTCTTCGACGCGACTGAGACGGTCCCCTATGGCGAGTGGCTCAAGCTCGTTCATTCGCAGACCGCCCTTCCGATCGACCGGGTACACGCCGGCCTTGTGCGCAGGAACGTGAAGAAGCCGCTTCCGAGTGATTTCTTCAACAGGGCGACACTCGGCGAGTTCGTCGCCCAGTTCACGGAGTGGATGGAGAAGACCTTCCTCGAGCGGTTCTCCTACTTGCGCATCGACGGCGTGCTCGGCAGCACCCCGCTCACGGACGCCGACGGCGCACCGCTCGAGAGCATCGTCCAGGGCAACATCGGTATCCACCGAGATGACAAGGCAGCTGTCCCGGACAAGTTCCTCTACGACGCGTTCGTCTACGACTCGCCCAAGGAACACGACACGATTCGCGACTCGAAGCTCACCGAGGTGATCGTGTTCGGCAAGATCCCCCGCAAGTCGGTCAAGGTCCCGCTCTACTTCGGCGGCACCACGAGCCCGGACTTCATGTACGTGCTCAAGCGCGAGGACGGCAGGCTCTCGCTGAACTTCGTCGTCGAGACGAAGGACGTCGAGAAGACCTCGGACATGCGCGAGAGCGAGCAACTCAAAATGACGGCGGCGAAGCGGTTCTTCGAATCCATGAGCTCGGAGTCGTTCGACGTCACCTTCCAGCCGCAGGTCAAGCGGGACGAGATCGCCGCAATGATCAAGCAGCTGCTGGCGATGTCCGGCTAG